The following coding sequences are from one Gossypium hirsutum isolate 1008001.06 chromosome A12, Gossypium_hirsutum_v2.1, whole genome shotgun sequence window:
- the LOC107923595 gene encoding SPX domain-containing membrane protein At4g22990, which yields MVAFGKKLKESQIQEWQGYYINYKLLKKKVNRYAQQLEIGAQDHHYVLKDFSRMLDSQIEKIVLFLLEQQGQLANRLCDLREQHDVILQLSNGGSKICELQEAYRGVGHDLLRLLFFVEMNAIGLRKILKKFDKRFGYRFTNYYVKTRANHPYSQLRQVFRHVGIGAVVGAISRNLADLQDHQGNYVSIYDQPALSHPDPIVHSIKAAVNKLSNSTNFLEFLGKHAFIMQDDLPSPSEDDVAEQRYHFMSLLLNLVNTFLYMVNTYIIVPTADDYSLSLGAAATVCGVVIGSMAVAQVFSSVYFSAWSNRSYLRPLVFSSIVLLIGNTLYALAYDLNSIVVLLVGRLFCGLGSARAVNRRYISDCVPHKLRMRASAGFVSASALGMACGPALACLFQTDFKIYKLTFNQETLPGWIMAISWLVYLLWLLISFREPPQEIKRDIIPQEVRAGTVVNYAVENGITQPLLLNMEPKQGENGDQEYDDGEDESCEKTRKPVTSIVSAYRLLTPSVKVQLLVYFMLKYAMEILLAEASVITAYYFIWSTNSVAIFLACLGLTVLPVNIIVGTYISNMFEERQVLLASEIMVLIGILLSFHIGIPYSVPQYVGSALITFVSAEVLEGVNLSLLSRVMSSRLSRGTYNGGLLSTEAGTLARVIADGTITLSGYFGVAKLLNATLVPSLFICISSIIATCFTYNSLY from the exons ATGGTGGCTTTTGGGAAGAAGTTGAAAGAGTCACAAATTCAAGAATGGCAAgg GTATTACATAAACTACAAATTATTGAAGAAGAAAGTTAATAGATATGCTCAGCAACTTGAAATTGGAGCACAAGATCACCATTATGTTCTTAAGGATTTCTCAAGAATGTTAGATAGTCAA atTGAAAAGATTGTATTATTTCTGCTGGAACAACAAGGACAACTAGCAAACAGATTATGTGATCTTAGGGAACAACATGATGTAATTTTACAGCTCTCTAATGGAGGTTCTAAAATTTGTGAGTTACAAGAAGCATATAGAGGTGTAGGACATGATCTTTTAAGGCTTCTCTTTTTTGTTGAGATGAATGCAATTGGATTGAGAAAGAttttgaagaaattcgataaacgGTTCGGCTATCGATTCACTAATTACTATGTCAAAACACGAGCTAATCATCCGTATTCCCAGCTCCGACAAGTTTTCCGGCATGTG GGTATCGGGGCTGTTGTTGGAGCCATATCTCGTAATCTTGCAGACTTGCAAGATCATCAAGGGAACTACGTATCTATATATGATCAACCTGCTTTATCTCATCCG GACCCCATAGTTCATTCTATAAAAGCAGCGGTAAACAAATTATCGAATTCGACGAATTTTCTCGAGTTTTTGGGGAAACATGCGTTTATAATGCAAGATGATTTACCGAGTCCATCTGAAGATGATGTTGCGGAACAGAGATATCATTTCATGTCGTTGCTATTGAATTTGGTTAACACATTTTTATACATGGTCAACACGTATATTATTGTGCCAACGGCTGATGACTATTCCCTTAGCCTCGGAGCTGCAGCAACCGTTTGTGGTGTTGTGATCGGTTCAATGGCTGTTGCACAAGTGTTCTCTTCGGTTTACTTTAGTGCCTGGTCAAACCGATCATATTTGAGACCACTTGTATTTAGTAGCATCGTGCTTCTTATTGGGAACACCTTGTATGCTCTGGCTTATGATCTTAACTCGATAGTAGTTCTTCTTGTTGGTCGATTATTTTGTGG GTTAGGTTCTGCTCGAGCTGTAAACAGGCGTTATATCAGCGATTGTGTGCCACATAAACTCCGGATGCGAGCATCTGCGGGCTTTGTTAGTGCAAGTGCCCTCGGAATGGCATGCGGTCCTGCTCTAGCTTGCTTATTTCAAACCGATTTTAAGATTTACAAGCTCACGTTTAATCAGGAAACTTTACCTGGTTGGATTATGGCTATTTCATGGCTCGTCTACTTATTGTGGTTGTTGATTTCGTTTCGAGAACCTCCTCAAGAGATCAAGCGGGACATAATACCGCAAGAAGTTCGTGCTG GGACGGTGGTGAACTATGCAGTAGAGAACGGTATCACGCAGCCACTGCTTCTAAACATGGAACCGAAACAAGGTGAAAATGGAGACCAAGAATACGATGATGGTGAGGATGAATCTTGTGAGAAAACCCGTAAACCCGTCACATCTATCGTATCAGCATATAGGTTACTCACACCATCTGTGAAG GTGCAACTATTGGTTTATTTTATGCTTAAATACGCAATGGAGATATTACTTGCCGAAGCAAGTGTCATCACAGCATATTACTTCATATGGTCAACCAACAGTGTAGCCATCTTTCTTGCATGTCTCGGGTTAACCGTACTTCCTGTAAACATCATCGTCGGTACTTACATCAGCAATATGTTTGAAGAAAG GCAAGTTCTTCTAGCATCCGAAATCATGGTGTTGATCGGTATACTCCTAAGCTTCCATATTGGAATCCCATATTCCGTACCTCAATATGTTGGCTCGGCACTGATCACTTTTGTATCCGCCGAAGTGCTTGAAG GTGTGAACTTATCGCTCTTGTCTCGTGTCATGTCGTCGAGGCTTTCTCGGGGAACTTATAACGGAGGGCTTTTATCGACGGAAGCTGGTACACTAGCTCGAGTTATTGCCGATGGAACAATAACATTGTCTGGTTACTTTGGTGTGGCTAAGCTGTTGAATGCTACATTAGTTCCTTCATTATTCATATGTATTTCCTCCATTATTGCTACTTGCTTTACTTATAATTCTCTTTACTAA